One window of Stenotrophomonas indicatrix genomic DNA carries:
- a CDS encoding molecular chaperone: protein MRQLLPLLMALLPMPLQALDLMPTTLRLPAAQGRSELWLHNPGPGHWRGQVQIWAWDQQPGAEHLQRSALVLASPTVLDLPVGARQRVWLLPASSAPVAAEQAFRIILAPAEPAMPRYSLPLFRGEPAGPAPPCLQAEVVLNGSQLILRLLNGGTGHARLSDLAYEAAGGHRNLLLPGLAGYILAARQRQWQLPPRADGYAGGRFHARLQDGAEVILAAPTPAIAARRPSGL from the coding sequence ATGCGCCAACTGCTGCCCCTGCTGATGGCACTACTGCCCATGCCGCTACAGGCGCTGGATCTGATGCCGACAACGCTGCGCCTGCCGGCTGCACAGGGGCGGTCCGAGCTGTGGCTGCACAATCCTGGCCCTGGCCATTGGCGCGGCCAGGTGCAGATCTGGGCGTGGGACCAGCAACCGGGGGCCGAACACCTGCAACGCAGCGCGCTGGTGCTGGCCAGTCCGACCGTGCTGGACCTTCCTGTCGGTGCGCGGCAGCGCGTCTGGTTGCTGCCGGCGTCGTCCGCGCCGGTGGCCGCCGAACAGGCATTCCGTATCATCCTGGCACCGGCAGAACCGGCCATGCCACGCTATTCACTGCCCCTGTTCCGCGGCGAACCGGCCGGCCCAGCGCCCCCCTGCCTGCAGGCAGAAGTGGTGCTCAACGGGTCGCAACTGATACTGCGACTGCTGAACGGTGGCACCGGGCACGCGCGCCTGAGCGATCTTGCCTATGAGGCGGCTGGCGGCCACCGCAACCTGCTGCTGCCCGGCCTTGCCGGCTACATATTGGCGGCGCGCCAGCGCCAATGGCAGCTGCCGCCGCGCGCCGATGGCTATGCAGGCGGCAGGTTCCACGCTCGCCTGCAGGACGGTGCAGAGGTGATCCTGGCCGCGCCGACGCCCGCAATTGCAGCGCGCCGCCCAAGCGGGCTATAA
- a CDS encoding fimbria/pilus outer membrane usher protein: protein MSAALGAALSPAAHAADVSGVSADTLLPPPTPLTANQTLYLDVTLNSTPRGLLPFTDNRGRLQASPEILRQLGFNASGEVPVYLDQISGAVVRYDAQLQTLALDVPVDQLTLPTTMLGRPQVRAPRGSASPGVLLNYDLYGSRVDSLGNLTLSSELRVFGIGAGTFDNTAVSRRYQTGDRHWRSESVRLDTRWTLDFPDRALTLEVGDFYSGFVDWSRPVRLGGLQIGRNYGLQPYRVLTPTPAFLGQAVVPSTVELYVDGLRQYSGQVPVGPFQLAAQPGISGTGSAQVVVTDAFGRMQTLDFSFYGTQQLLAKGLSDWSLGVGQLREQFGERSFAYDDRTVASASWRGGVSDTFTGEAHAEGGGGLAQAGVGGWWLLGGAGVFNAAYAHSHYQGLQGGQWALGYSWNNRRFNFNLRSVRSHGDYRDLGALQANLPPSISEQATVGLDLLRLGTLSASYLRLRYPDGEDSRYASLFWSRSWSQRWSAYLSVNQNLDNSDDRSVYLSLTASLGNNRQASLSTQRNGDRQSWVADVTQPVPGDGSAGGIGWRAQVRHGDGGSGGLAEVGILNDVGRYALGASRQAGLNYTYGSASGSLVWMAGHTFAAREVADAFAVVSTNGIGGVPVRLENRLIGVTDDRGLLLISPLLSWQRNRVSIDTLDLPADMRADRIEDWVTPRQRAGTGLTFNLRSRPSLTLTVQDMAGQPLEAGSEVQLPDGRQASLGYDGLLYLEDVAAGTVLYITTSRGQCRTRVPASPQVVAAGAWPRPAPLQCVPEVAP, encoded by the coding sequence ATGAGCGCAGCGCTCGGTGCGGCCCTGTCCCCGGCGGCTCATGCAGCCGATGTCTCCGGGGTCTCCGCCGATACCCTGCTGCCACCACCCACCCCACTCACAGCCAACCAGACGCTGTACCTGGACGTGACCCTCAACAGCACGCCACGCGGCCTGCTTCCCTTCACCGACAATCGGGGTCGCCTGCAGGCCAGCCCCGAGATCCTGCGCCAGCTCGGCTTCAACGCCAGCGGTGAGGTCCCGGTCTATCTGGACCAGATCAGCGGCGCGGTGGTGCGCTATGACGCGCAGCTGCAGACCCTCGCCCTGGACGTGCCAGTGGACCAGTTGACCCTGCCCACCACCATGCTCGGCCGCCCGCAGGTCCGTGCCCCGCGCGGCAGTGCCTCGCCCGGCGTCCTGCTCAACTACGACCTGTATGGCAGCCGCGTCGACAGCCTCGGCAACCTGACCCTGAGCTCTGAGCTGCGGGTGTTCGGCATAGGGGCCGGCACCTTCGACAACACCGCGGTCAGCCGTCGCTACCAGACCGGAGACCGCCACTGGCGCAGCGAAAGCGTACGCCTGGATACGCGCTGGACCCTGGATTTCCCGGACAGGGCGCTGACCCTGGAGGTGGGCGACTTCTACAGCGGCTTTGTCGACTGGAGCCGGCCGGTACGCCTGGGCGGACTGCAGATCGGCCGCAATTACGGACTGCAGCCGTACCGTGTACTCACTCCGACCCCGGCCTTCCTCGGCCAGGCGGTGGTGCCATCGACGGTCGAGCTGTATGTGGATGGCCTGCGCCAGTACAGCGGCCAGGTACCGGTCGGGCCGTTCCAGCTGGCGGCGCAACCGGGCATCAGCGGCACCGGCAGCGCGCAGGTGGTGGTCACCGATGCCTTCGGCCGCATGCAGACGCTGGATTTCAGCTTCTACGGCACCCAGCAGCTGCTGGCCAAGGGCCTGTCGGACTGGTCGCTCGGCGTCGGCCAGCTGCGCGAGCAGTTCGGCGAACGCTCCTTCGCCTACGACGACCGCACCGTGGCAAGCGCCAGCTGGCGCGGCGGCGTCAGCGATACCTTCACCGGCGAAGCACACGCCGAAGGCGGCGGCGGTCTGGCCCAGGCCGGCGTGGGTGGCTGGTGGCTGCTGGGCGGTGCGGGCGTATTCAATGCTGCTTACGCCCACAGCCACTACCAGGGTCTGCAGGGCGGCCAGTGGGCGCTGGGGTACAGCTGGAACAACCGGCGCTTCAATTTCAACCTGCGCAGCGTGCGCAGCCACGGCGACTACCGCGACCTGGGCGCGCTGCAGGCCAACCTGCCGCCCAGCATCAGCGAGCAGGCCACGGTCGGCCTGGACCTGTTGCGTTTGGGCACCTTGAGCGCCAGTTACCTGCGCCTGCGCTACCCCGATGGCGAGGACAGCCGCTATGCCAGCCTGTTCTGGTCACGCAGCTGGAGCCAGCGCTGGTCGGCCTACCTGTCGGTCAACCAGAACCTGGACAACAGCGATGACCGCAGTGTCTACCTGTCGCTGACCGCAAGCCTGGGCAACAACCGCCAGGCAAGCCTGTCCACCCAGCGCAACGGCGACCGCCAGAGCTGGGTCGCCGATGTCACCCAGCCGGTGCCTGGCGACGGCAGCGCCGGCGGCATCGGTTGGCGCGCCCAGGTCCGCCACGGCGACGGCGGCAGTGGCGGCTTGGCCGAAGTCGGCATCCTCAACGATGTCGGTCGCTACGCCTTGGGTGCCTCGCGGCAGGCCGGCCTCAACTACACCTATGGCAGCGCCAGCGGCAGCCTGGTGTGGATGGCCGGGCACACCTTTGCCGCCCGCGAAGTCGCCGATGCCTTCGCCGTGGTCAGCACGAATGGCATTGGCGGTGTTCCAGTGCGGCTTGAGAACCGCCTGATCGGTGTCACCGACGATCGCGGCCTGCTCCTGATCAGCCCACTGCTGTCCTGGCAGCGCAACCGCGTCTCCATCGACACCCTGGACCTGCCGGCGGACATGCGCGCCGATCGCATCGAGGATTGGGTGACACCGCGCCAGCGTGCCGGCACCGGGCTGACCTTCAACCTGCGCTCGCGGCCCTCGTTGACCCTCACCGTGCAGGACATGGCGGGGCAGCCGCTGGAAGCGGGCAGCGAGGTGCAGCTGCCGGATGGCCGCCAGGCATCACTTGGTTACGACGGACTGCTGTACCTGGAAGACGTGGCCGCTGGCACCGTGCTGTACATCACCACCAGCAGGGGACAATGCCGTACGCGGGTACCGGCATCGCCGCAGGTGGTCGCCGCAGGTGCATGGCCTCGTCCGGCGCCCCTGCAATGCGTGCCGGAGGTGGCGCCGTGA
- a CDS encoding spore coat protein U domain-containing protein, with the protein MRPLLLGLLLLAGLVASAPTRAAATCTATADALLPFGNVSSGASGATPGTLNITVNCSTAALSLIATTGIRVCIGLGNGTGGTSTSPWRTMVNGSSDPLNFQIYNVANYSEVTGLAPRGTPPAQELTMTYNVPLIGGSGSRTTQLFAQIPANQLLASGNYSSTFTGASVVLTWAWNEVLLGTATVPATCNGGATGTNTASNAFTFNATATVLPQCGSYLTTTMNFGNVTGGIPANIDQTATFTLTCLKRTAFQVSLDNGQNNPALSSTRRMRTTIGSNNYYLTYELYRDAARSQRWGNTLTVDTFSGVGTGSAQPLTIYGRVPPVSGQPPAGTYNDLVQVTITY; encoded by the coding sequence CTGCGCCCGCTGCTGCTCGGCCTGCTGCTGCTTGCAGGCCTGGTCGCCAGTGCACCGACGCGCGCGGCCGCCACCTGCACCGCCACCGCCGACGCGCTGCTGCCCTTCGGCAACGTCAGCAGCGGCGCTTCAGGTGCCACCCCCGGTACCTTGAACATCACCGTGAACTGCTCCACCGCCGCGCTCAGCCTGATCGCCACCACCGGCATCCGCGTCTGCATCGGCCTGGGCAATGGCACCGGCGGCACCAGTACTTCGCCGTGGCGGACAATGGTCAACGGCAGCAGTGATCCGCTCAACTTCCAGATCTACAACGTCGCCAACTACAGCGAAGTCACCGGCCTGGCACCGCGCGGCACACCGCCCGCACAGGAACTGACGATGACCTACAACGTGCCGCTGATCGGCGGCTCCGGCAGCCGTACCACGCAGTTGTTCGCACAGATCCCGGCCAACCAGTTGCTGGCCTCCGGCAACTACAGCAGCACCTTCACCGGTGCCAGCGTGGTACTCACCTGGGCCTGGAACGAGGTGCTGCTGGGCACCGCCACCGTTCCGGCCACCTGCAATGGCGGCGCTACCGGCACCAACACCGCCAGCAATGCCTTCACCTTCAATGCCACTGCCACGGTGCTGCCGCAATGCGGCAGCTACCTCACCACCACCATGAATTTCGGCAACGTCACCGGCGGCATTCCCGCCAACATCGACCAGACCGCCACCTTCACCCTGACCTGCCTCAAGCGCACCGCATTCCAGGTAAGCCTCGACAACGGCCAGAACAACCCTGCCCTGAGCAGTACCCGGCGCATGCGCACCACCATCGGCAGCAACAACTATTACCTGACCTATGAGCTGTATCGGGATGCTGCGCGCAGCCAGCGCTGGGGCAATACGCTCACCGTGGACACCTTCAGCGGCGTCGGCACTGGCAGCGCGCAACCGTTGACCATCTACGGCCGGGTACCGCCGGTGAGTGGCCAACCGCCGGCCGGCACGTACAACGACCTGGTACAGGTAACGATCACTTACTGA
- a CDS encoding molecular chaperone, which produces MEHARMAGSRRWRATGVALLVFGLLVAAEVPATSLQVAPTSLQLEARQRAGELWLTNSGTSPVKLQVRVFRWVQQDGNEQLLPTEDLLATPPMQELAAGQQQLVRVIRAVADAPAAQQYYRLIVDEVPDLATRTEGMQFVLRYSIPVFVQPGAGSRLAPQLHARLVRLDDGRNGVEVGNTGNSYAQIADLALGSKERPRIVHPGLLGYVLPGQIMRWPLERTAIDRDNDQITAKLNGESEQTPLPPPPAR; this is translated from the coding sequence ATGGAGCACGCCCGAATGGCCGGATCCCGCCGGTGGCGCGCCACCGGCGTGGCGCTGCTCGTCTTTGGCCTGCTGGTGGCCGCCGAGGTCCCGGCGACCAGCCTGCAGGTCGCGCCCACCAGCCTGCAGCTGGAGGCACGCCAGCGCGCCGGCGAATTGTGGTTGACCAACAGCGGCACCTCGCCGGTGAAGCTGCAGGTGCGGGTATTCCGTTGGGTGCAGCAGGACGGCAACGAACAGCTGCTGCCCACCGAAGATCTGCTGGCCACGCCACCGATGCAGGAACTGGCCGCCGGCCAGCAGCAGCTGGTACGGGTCATCCGCGCCGTGGCCGACGCACCGGCTGCGCAGCAGTACTACCGGTTGATCGTCGACGAGGTGCCCGATCTGGCCACGCGCACCGAAGGCATGCAGTTCGTTTTGCGCTATTCCATTCCGGTATTCGTGCAACCCGGCGCCGGCAGCCGGCTCGCGCCACAGCTGCATGCCCGACTGGTCCGGTTGGACGACGGCCGCAACGGCGTGGAAGTGGGCAACACGGGCAACAGCTACGCGCAGATCGCCGACCTTGCCCTCGGCAGCAAGGAGCGCCCGCGCATCGTCCATCCGGGCCTGCTGGGCTACGTACTCCCCGGCCAGATCATGCGCTGGCCGCTGGAACGCACGGCGATCGACCGCGACAACGACCAGATCACGGCCAAGCTCAATGGCGAGTCGGAACAGACGCCGCTGCCGCCACCACCGGCTCGCTGA
- a CDS encoding YhcG family protein: MTRRRVSVPSSAALLGDIRGLIEAARQRAASAVNSELTILYWRIGQRIHTQVLDGRRADYGEEVVLTLAAQLVKEYGSSFAVKNLRRMVQFAATFPDEQIVVSLIRQLSWTHFIALIPLKDPLQRDYYAQMAGAERWSVRTLRERIDSMLYERTALSKKPGETIAQELATLRDAQRMTPALVMRDPYILDFLGLRDTWQEGDLEAAIIREMESFLLELGAGFSFLARQKRIQIDDEDFHLDLLFYNRKLRRLVAVELKIGEFKAAYKGQMELYLRWLDKHEREPEEASPLGIILCTGKKSEQIELLELDKSGIHVAEYLTTLPPRAVLGERLQQATERARLQIEQRKTDME; this comes from the coding sequence ATGACCAGGCGCAGGGTATCCGTTCCTTCGTCGGCGGCGCTGTTGGGTGACATTCGGGGGCTGATCGAGGCGGCGCGGCAGCGGGCCGCCTCGGCGGTGAATAGCGAACTGACGATCCTCTACTGGCGCATCGGCCAGCGCATCCACACGCAGGTCTTGGATGGCCGACGGGCCGACTACGGTGAGGAGGTTGTGTTGACGCTGGCGGCGCAGTTGGTGAAGGAGTATGGCAGCAGCTTTGCAGTCAAGAACCTGCGCCGCATGGTGCAGTTCGCCGCCACCTTTCCCGACGAGCAGATTGTCGTATCACTGATACGACAATTGAGCTGGACGCATTTCATTGCCTTGATCCCGCTCAAAGACCCGCTCCAGCGGGACTACTACGCGCAGATGGCCGGTGCCGAACGCTGGAGCGTGCGGACGCTGCGGGAGCGCATCGACTCGATGCTGTACGAGCGCACGGCGCTGTCCAAAAAGCCGGGCGAGACGATTGCGCAGGAGTTGGCGACCCTGCGCGATGCGCAGCGCATGACACCGGCGCTGGTCATGCGCGACCCGTACATTCTCGACTTCCTGGGGCTGCGGGATACCTGGCAGGAGGGCGACCTGGAGGCGGCGATCATCCGCGAAATGGAATCCTTCCTGCTGGAGCTGGGCGCGGGCTTTTCCTTCCTGGCCCGGCAGAAGCGCATCCAGATCGACGACGAGGATTTCCATCTTGATTTGCTGTTCTACAACCGCAAGCTGCGGCGGCTGGTGGCGGTGGAGTTGAAGATCGGCGAGTTCAAGGCCGCCTACAAGGGGCAGATGGAGCTTTACCTTCGCTGGCTCGACAAGCATGAGCGGGAGCCGGAAGAAGCCTCGCCGCTGGGGATCATCCTGTGTACTGGCAAGAAGTCCGAGCAGATCGAGTTGCTGGAGTTGGACAAGTCCGGTATCCACGTCGCCGAGTATCTGACCACCTTGCCGCCGCGTGCGGTGCTGGGCGAACGGTTGCAGCAGGCGACCGAGCGGGCACGGCTGCAGATCGAGCAGCGCAAGACGGACATGGAGTAG
- a CDS encoding spore coat U domain-containing protein → MRSAARSPLAWALALLVAGPAAAADTTTFNVTLVVTKACTITAAAATNVDFGTAASTTATPTLGQGTVTAQCSALTPYTISLNAGANAGTANDVTTRRMKNTNAAVTANNYVGYQLYQDAAHTLVWGATTGTNTQAGIGTGLAVPYIVYGQILNLSTANAATGNYLDTVTATITY, encoded by the coding sequence ATGCGATCCGCAGCTCGTTCCCCTTTGGCCTGGGCCTTGGCCCTGCTGGTGGCAGGCCCGGCCGCCGCCGCCGACACCACCACGTTCAACGTCACCCTGGTGGTCACCAAGGCCTGCACCATTACTGCGGCCGCAGCCACCAACGTCGACTTCGGTACCGCCGCCTCCACCACCGCCACCCCGACCCTGGGCCAGGGCACCGTGACCGCGCAGTGCTCGGCGCTGACCCCGTACACCATCTCGCTGAATGCCGGCGCCAATGCCGGCACGGCCAATGACGTCACTACGCGGCGGATGAAGAACACCAACGCAGCAGTGACGGCCAACAACTACGTGGGCTACCAGCTCTACCAGGATGCTGCGCATACCCTGGTGTGGGGCGCCACCACGGGCACCAACACCCAGGCCGGTATCGGCACCGGCCTGGCGGTGCCCTACATCGTCTATGGCCAGATCCTCAACCTGAGCACGGCCAACGCTGCGACCGGCAACTACCTGGATACCGTTACCGCCACGATCACCTATTGA
- the tsf gene encoding translation elongation factor Ts: MEITASLVKELRERTGAGMMECKKALTEAGGNIDAAAEALRKSGAAKADKKADRVAAEGRLGLAQDGGKAVLVEINSETDFVANDINFKNFVDSVAAAALASGATDVEVLKSAKLATGETVEEARATAIQKLGENILIRRLVKLDTTGNVGSYVHTNGKVGVLIDLIGGDAELARGLAMHVAALKPPHNKAADVPAEFVEKEKEIELAKMSEKDKSKPADILEKIISGKINKIVSEVTLYGQSYVLDGDKTVEQVVKAAGADVAGFQLLVVGEGIEKVVEDYAAEVAKAMQV, encoded by the coding sequence GTGGAAATCACTGCTTCCCTGGTCAAGGAACTGCGCGAGCGCACCGGCGCCGGCATGATGGAATGCAAGAAGGCGCTCACCGAGGCCGGCGGCAACATCGACGCCGCTGCTGAAGCGCTGCGCAAGTCCGGCGCTGCCAAGGCCGACAAGAAGGCTGACCGCGTGGCCGCCGAAGGTCGTCTGGGCCTGGCCCAGGACGGCGGCAAGGCCGTGCTGGTCGAGATCAACTCGGAAACCGACTTCGTCGCCAACGACATCAACTTCAAGAACTTCGTCGATTCCGTCGCTGCCGCTGCCCTGGCATCGGGCGCCACCGACGTGGAAGTGCTGAAGAGCGCCAAGCTGGCCACCGGCGAAACCGTCGAAGAAGCCCGCGCCACCGCCATCCAGAAGCTGGGCGAGAACATCCTCATCCGTCGCCTGGTCAAGCTGGACACCACCGGCAACGTGGGTTCCTACGTCCACACCAACGGCAAGGTCGGCGTGCTGATCGACCTGATCGGTGGCGACGCCGAACTGGCTCGCGGCCTGGCCATGCACGTGGCTGCGCTGAAGCCGCCGCACAACAAGGCTGCCGACGTGCCGGCCGAGTTCGTGGAAAAGGAAAAGGAAATCGAACTGGCCAAGATGTCCGAGAAGGACAAGTCCAAGCCGGCCGACATCCTGGAAAAGATCATCAGCGGCAAGATCAACAAGATCGTCAGCGAAGTGACCCTGTACGGCCAGAGCTACGTGCTGGACGGCGACAAGACCGTCGAGCAGGTGGTCAAGGCCGCAGGCGCCGACGTGGCTGGCTTCCAGCTGCTGGTCGTTGGCGAAGGCATCGAGAAGGTGGTGGAAGACTACGCCGCCGAAGTTGCCAAGGCGATGCAGGTCTGA
- a CDS encoding tyrosine-type recombinase/integrase produces the protein MAKIKLTKSAVDAAQPQAEAVELRDTLVPGFLCKITPAGRKVFMLQYRTNAGERRKPALGLFGELTVEQARSLAQEWLAQVRRGGDPAADKAEARQAPTVEELCKKFMEDYSRKRNKPSTRVGYQGVINRCIIPLLGRKKVHDVKRPDVAGLMEKLSYKQTEANKAFSILRKMFNMAEVWGYRPDGTNPCRHVPMFPAGKSTHLISDEDMGKLFRQLDKIEAEGLENYVIPLAIRLQFEFAARRSEIVTLEWKWVDLENRRVVWPDSKTGGMSKPMSEEAYRLLSTAPRQEGNPYVLPSPRHPGQHLTTGEYYGGWCRALKAAGAAHVGTHGIRHRSATDIANSGIPVKVGMALTAHKTVVMFMRYVHTEDDPVREAAELVANRRKTITGAKQPPAEVTA, from the coding sequence ATGGCTAAGATCAAACTTACTAAGTCCGCTGTCGACGCGGCGCAACCCCAGGCAGAGGCCGTCGAACTCAGGGATACGCTAGTCCCCGGCTTCCTGTGCAAGATTACCCCGGCCGGTCGCAAGGTGTTCATGCTCCAGTACCGAACGAACGCCGGCGAGCGACGCAAGCCTGCCTTGGGCCTGTTCGGCGAGCTGACTGTCGAACAGGCCCGCTCGCTGGCGCAGGAATGGCTGGCCCAGGTGCGCCGGGGCGGCGATCCGGCAGCGGACAAGGCCGAAGCGCGCCAGGCACCTACCGTTGAGGAGTTGTGCAAAAAGTTCATGGAGGACTACTCCAGGAAGCGCAACAAGCCCAGCACCCGAGTCGGCTATCAAGGCGTCATCAACCGCTGCATCATCCCGCTGCTGGGCCGCAAGAAGGTTCACGACGTGAAGCGGCCGGACGTTGCCGGGCTGATGGAAAAGCTTTCATACAAGCAGACCGAGGCCAACAAGGCGTTCAGCATCCTGCGCAAGATGTTCAACATGGCGGAGGTGTGGGGTTATCGGCCAGACGGCACCAATCCTTGCCGCCACGTCCCGATGTTCCCTGCCGGCAAGTCCACCCACCTCATCAGCGACGAGGACATGGGCAAGCTGTTCCGGCAGCTCGACAAGATCGAGGCCGAAGGGCTTGAGAACTACGTCATCCCGCTGGCGATTCGCCTGCAATTCGAGTTCGCCGCCCGCCGCTCCGAAATCGTCACGCTCGAATGGAAATGGGTCGATCTGGAGAATCGGCGCGTCGTCTGGCCCGACAGCAAGACAGGCGGCATGTCCAAGCCCATGAGCGAGGAAGCCTACCGGCTGCTTTCGACGGCACCGAGGCAGGAGGGCAATCCCTATGTGCTGCCGTCGCCACGCCATCCGGGGCAGCACCTGACCACGGGCGAGTATTACGGTGGCTGGTGCCGCGCGCTCAAGGCAGCGGGCGCGGCGCACGTGGGGACACATGGCATCCGCCATCGCTCTGCGACCGACATTGCCAATTCAGGTATCCCGGTCAAGGTCGGCATGGCGCTGACGGCGCACAAGACCGTCGTGATGTTCATGCGCTATGTCCACACCGAGGATGATCCGGTGCGCGAGGCGGCCGAACTCGTGGCGAACCGGCGCAAGACGATTACCGGTGCCAAGCAGCCTCCTGCGGAGGTGACAGCATGA
- the rpsB gene encoding 30S ribosomal protein S2, producing the protein MPQVTMRQMLEAGVHFGHQTRYWNPKMAPYIFGARGKIHIINLEKTVPLFNDAMNFISSVAQKRGTILFLGTKRSARESIREEAERCGMPFMNQRWLGGTLTNFRTVKQSVARLKELEAGESDGTFEKLVKHEVLGLRRERDKLEASLGGIKDMNRLPDAIFVIDIGHEDIAIKEAKKLGIPVIAVVDTNYNPELVDYAIPGNDDAIRAVQLYARAAADAVLEGKAAAPHAATVREEEFADAPAEEGKPVRRAPAKKAVAADKGEAQA; encoded by the coding sequence ATGCCCCAGGTCACCATGCGTCAGATGCTGGAAGCCGGCGTCCACTTCGGCCACCAGACCCGCTATTGGAACCCGAAAATGGCTCCGTACATCTTCGGCGCCCGCGGCAAGATCCACATCATCAACCTGGAAAAGACCGTCCCGCTGTTCAACGACGCGATGAACTTCATCTCGTCGGTTGCCCAGAAGCGCGGCACCATCCTGTTCCTGGGCACCAAGCGCAGCGCGCGTGAGTCGATCCGCGAAGAAGCCGAGCGTTGCGGCATGCCGTTCATGAACCAGCGTTGGCTGGGCGGCACCCTGACCAACTTCCGTACCGTCAAGCAGTCGGTTGCCCGCCTGAAGGAACTGGAAGCCGGTGAATCCGACGGCACCTTCGAGAAGCTGGTCAAGCACGAAGTGCTGGGCCTGCGTCGCGAGCGTGACAAGCTGGAAGCCTCGCTGGGTGGCATCAAGGACATGAACCGTCTGCCGGACGCGATCTTCGTCATCGATATCGGTCACGAAGACATCGCCATCAAGGAAGCCAAGAAGCTCGGCATCCCGGTGATCGCGGTCGTCGATACCAACTACAACCCGGAGCTGGTGGATTACGCGATCCCGGGCAACGACGACGCCATCCGTGCCGTGCAGCTGTACGCACGCGCCGCTGCTGACGCCGTGCTGGAAGGCAAGGCTGCTGCACCGCACGCTGCCACCGTCCGTGAAGAAGAGTTCGCCGACGCTCCGGCCGAAGAAGGCAAGCCGGTTCGCCGCGCTCCGGCCAAGAAGGCTGTTGCTGCCGACAAGGGCGAAGCCCAGGCCTGA
- the map gene encoding type I methionyl aminopeptidase encodes MSVNIKTPQEIEMMRIAGRLASEVLDIVTPHVKPGVTTEELDRICHDHIVNVQGTIPANVGYRGFPKTVCTSVNNVICHGIPSEGKVLKDGDIINIDVTVIKDGWHGDTSRMYFVGTPSVMAKRLVDATYEAMWRGIRAVRPGATLGDVGHAIQSYAEGERFSVVREYCGHGIGKVYHDEPQVVHYGRPGQGLVLQPGMTFTIEPMINEGTRYNKVLPDGWTVVTKDRKLSAQWEHMIAVTETGVDVLTLSPGESQVS; translated from the coding sequence ATGAGCGTGAATATCAAAACCCCGCAGGAAATCGAGATGATGCGCATCGCCGGCCGCCTGGCCAGCGAAGTGCTCGACATCGTCACCCCCCACGTCAAGCCCGGTGTCACGACCGAGGAACTGGACCGCATCTGCCACGACCATATCGTGAACGTGCAGGGCACCATTCCGGCCAACGTCGGCTACCGCGGCTTCCCAAAGACCGTGTGCACCTCGGTCAACAATGTCATCTGCCACGGCATTCCCAGCGAAGGGAAGGTCCTCAAGGATGGCGACATCATCAATATCGACGTCACCGTCATCAAGGACGGCTGGCATGGCGACACCAGCCGCATGTACTTCGTCGGCACCCCGTCGGTGATGGCCAAGCGCCTGGTCGACGCCACCTATGAGGCCATGTGGCGCGGCATCCGCGCGGTGCGTCCGGGCGCAACCCTGGGCGACGTCGGCCATGCGATCCAGAGCTATGCCGAAGGCGAGCGATTCAGCGTGGTGCGCGAGTACTGCGGTCACGGCATTGGCAAGGTCTACCACGATGAGCCGCAGGTGGTGCATTACGGCCGTCCCGGCCAGGGCCTGGTGCTGCAGCCGGGCATGACCTTCACCATCGAGCCGATGATCAACGAGGGCACCCGTTACAACAAGGTGCTGCCCGATGGCTGGACCGTGGTGACCAAGGACCGCAAGCTGTCGGCGCAGTGGGAGCACATGATCGCGGTCACCGAGACCGGCGTGGACGTGCTGACCCTGTCGCCGGGCGAGTCGCAGGTCTCCTGA